One Malania oleifera isolate guangnan ecotype guangnan chromosome 10, ASM2987363v1, whole genome shotgun sequence genomic region harbors:
- the LOC131165527 gene encoding CBL-interacting protein kinase 18-like: MEKKGNVLMQRYEFGKLLGQGNFAKVYHAREIKTGQSVAIKVIDKEKILKVGLMDQTKREISVMKLVKHPNVLQLDEVMASKTKIFFVLEYAKGGELFNKVAKGRLKENIARTYFQQLISAVDFCHSRGVYHRDLKPENLLLDENGILKVSDFGLSALAECKHQDGLLHTSCGTPAYVAPEVIGRKGYDGAKSDIWSCGVILFVLLAGCLPFHDSNLMEMYRKISKAEYKCPNWFPSEVRRLLSKMLDPNPNTRISIAKMMEHRWFRRGLNSEVVNPETGVKELASLDADVIQGACESDIVSAAEAKQGSSKPTNLNAFDIISLSTGFDLSGLFTENEQKKEVKFTSRKPASSIISKLEDLARHLKLKIKKKGGGLVRLEGSKEGRKGALAIDTEIFEFTPSFHLVEVKKSNGDTLEFQRMLKQDIRPALKDIVWAWQGEQQLEPQ, from the coding sequence ATGGAAAAGAAGGGGAATGTGCTGATGCAAAGGTATGAATTTGGGAAATTATTAGGCCAAGGAAATTTTGCTAAGGTCTACCATGCAAGGGAAATTAAAACTGGCCAGAGTGTGGCCATAAAGGTAATTGATAAAGAGAAGATTTTGAAGGTAGGGTTGATGGATCAAACAAAGCGGGAGATTTCTGTTATGAAACTAGTAAAGCATCCTAATGTTTTGCAGCTTGATGAGGTAATGGCCAGCAAAACCAAAATTTTCTTTGTTCTGGAATATGCTAAAGGTGGCGAGCTCTTTAACAAGGTGGCTAAAGGGAGGCTCAAGGAAAATATTGCACGAACATATTTTCAACAGTTGATCAGTGCAGTTGATTTTTGCCACAGCAGGGGTGTTTATCACCGGGATTTGAAACCAGAAAACCTACTTCTTGATGAGAATGGAATTCTAAAGGTttcagattttgggttgagtGCACTGGCTGAATGTAAGCATCAAGATGGATTACTTCACACAAGTTGTGGTACCCCTGCGTATGTAGCACCTGAAGTAATAGGTAGAAAAGGCTATGATGGGGCCAAATCTGACATATGGTCTTGTGGTGTGATCTTGTTTGTTCTGCTGGCTGGTTGTCTTCCATTCCATGATTCAAATCTTATGGAGATGTATAGGAAGATATCCAAGGCAGAGTATAAATGCCCTAATTGGTTTCCATCGGAAGTGCGCAGGCTTCTGTCAAAAATGCTTGATCCAAACCCAAATACTAGGATTTCCATTGCGAAAATGATGGAACATCGATGGTTCAGAAGAGGGCTCAACTCCGAAGTTGTAAATCCTGAGACAGGAGTTAAAGAATTAGCTTCACTGGATGCTGATGTGATTCAAGGTGCTTGTGAGAGTGATATTGTTAGTGCTGCTGAGGCAAAGCAAGGCTCGTCCAAACCTACTAATTTGAATGCTTTTGATATCATCTCTCTTTCGACGGGGTTTGATTTGTCTGGTCTGTTTACagaaaatgagcagaagaaagaagtAAAATTTACTTCCCGGAAGCCTGCCTCATCTATCATATCTAAACTGGAGGACCTTGCTAGACATCTGAAACTAAAAATCAAGAAGAAGGGTGGAGGTTTGGTAAGATTGGAGGGATCAAAGGAAGGTAGAAAGGGCGCACTGGCCATTGACACAGAAATATTTGAGTTCACTCCATCTTTTCATTTGGTGGAAGTGAAGAAGTCCAATGGAGATACGTTGGAGTTTCAGAGGATGCTGAAGCAGGATATAAGACCAGCTCTCAAGGACATTGTTTGGGCTTGGCAAGGTGAGCAGCAGCTGGAACCGCAGTAG